TGACCCGGGAGATCGCGTCGCTGCGCATCGGCCTCGGTGAGGTCGCCACCCGTGACTGGATCCGCTCGGAGCTCCAGGACCTGCTCCGGGACCTGGCCGACCAGGGTGTCCTGCCGCCGCCCGAACCGGGGCGCGGGCGGGACGGGTCCAACCGTCCCTGACGCCCTGTCCGTCGCGTCCCGCCCCGGCACCGACGCGCTTTCCGGCGCGTGTCCCCGGCGCCGTACCATCTCCCTATGGCTACCGAGACGCACGGAACCGTCGCTCCCGCGGAGGAAGCGGTGCGCGCAGCACTGGCGACGGTGAACGACCCCGAGATCCACCGGCCCATCACCGACCTCGGCATGGTGAAATCGGTCGACATCGGGGCGGACGGCGCGGTGGCCGTGACCGTGTATCTGACCGTGTCCGGGTGTCCCATGCGCGAGACGATCACCACGAACGTGACGGAGGCCGTGGCCGCCGTCGAGGGCGTCACCCGGGTCGAGGTCACGCTCGACGTGATGAGCGACGAGCAGCGCAAGGACCTCGCGTCGTCGCTGCGCGGCGGTACGGCCGAGCGCGAGGTGCCGTTCGCCAAGCCGGGCTCGCTGACCCGGGTGTACGCGGTGGCCTCCGGCAAGGGCGGCGTCGGCAAGTCCTCGGTGACGGTCAATCTGGCGGCGGCGATGGCCGCCGACGGTCTGAAGGTCGGCGTCGTGGACGCGGACATCTACGGCCACAGCGTGCCGCGCATGCTGGGGGCCGACGGCCGGCCCACCCAGGTCGAGAACATGATCATGCCGCCGTCGGCGCACGGGGTGAAGGTCATCTCGATCGGCATGTTCACGCCGGGCAACGCGCCGGTGGTGTGGCGCGGCCCGATGCTGCACCGCGCGCTCCAGCAGTTCCTCGCCGATGTGTACTGGGGCGATCTGGACGTGCTGCTGCTGGACCTGCCGCCGGGGACCGGTGACATCGCGATCTCGGTGGCGCAGCTGGTGCCGAACGCGGAGATCCTGGTCGTCACGACCCCGCAGCAGGCCGCCGCCGAGGTCGCCGAGCGGGCCGGCTCCATCGCCGTACAGACCCATCAGAAGATCGTCGGTGTGGTCGAGAACATGGCGGGGCTGCCGTGCCCGCACTGCGACGAGATCGTCGACGTGTTCGGCACGGGCGGCGGCCAGCGGGTCGCCGACGGGCTGACGCGCACCACCGGCGCCTCGGTGCCGGTGCTCGGCTCGATCCCGATCGACGTACGGCTCCGGGAGGGCGGCGACGACGGCACGCCGGTCGTGCTCTCCGACCCCGACTCCCCCGCGGGCGCGGCGCTGCGGGCGATCGCCGGGAAGCTCGGCGGCCGGCAGCGCGGCCTGGCGGGCATGACGCTGGGTCTGACGCCGCGCAACAAGTTCTGATCCGTTCCTGGCACACGGAAGGGGCGTCCGCCGTGGCGGACGCCCCTTCCGTGTGCCCCGGGGGGCTATTCGCCCAGGTAGCTGCCGAGGTCCTGGATCACCGAGAATCCGAGGCCGTACGCGCTCATGCCGCGCCCGTACGCGCCGAGGTGCACCCCGCCCCCGGCCTCGCCGTCGGCGGTCGAGCCGGCGAGCACCCAGCCGAACTCCGACTCGCGGTAGTGGAAGGGCGTCGGTACGCCGTCCACGGGCAGTGAGAGCACCGACCAGGCGGACCCGTTCAGATCGTCGGCCAGGGTGAAGGCCGTCTCGGTCTGCTGGTCCAGCCAGTCGTCGCGCAGGGTGTGGTCGAGCTGTGCGGGCCAGGTCGACACCAGCAGCGCGGAACCGGCCAGCCAGGCCGCCGAGGACACCGTCGTGGCGTCGAGGACTCCCGTACCGTCACCGCTGCGCCGCACGGGGCTCGCGGCGACCGTGACGACCGCCGCGAAACGTTCCCTCTCACCGCCCGACGGGTCCGGTCTCGCCGACGGCTCCTCGCCGTGCCCCGTGGAACCGTGCTGGACGCTGCCGTCGGCCGCCGTGCCCACCTGCATGAGCCATCGGGGGCCGGTGAACGCGTCGTCCAGTCCGTACCAGGGGAAGGTGGCCCGCCGAAAGCCCTCGGCCGTGCTCTCCGCCCCCAGCCGACTCGTCGTCTCCATCTGTCCGGACCGCCTCCTCCGTCTCAGGGTCCGGAGCGGCCCGCCCTCACGGGCGTCTCACTGCCGGACAGATGGAGGATAGCCACCCGTTACCGGCGGGACGGGCAGGGAGGGCCTCAGGTGGCGTCCGCGTCGAACGGGGGGCGATCCGCCTGCCGGGGACTCAGGTCCTTCTTGAGCAGGTCAGAGGTACCGGACGGGCTCTTGGTGAGGCTCGGCGGAGCGCTGTCACCCGTGCCGCTGTCCGTGCCACCGCTGTCGCCCCGGCCGTGCACCGAGTCCGCGACCTCGTTCATCTCCTTGGTCAGGTTGAAGCTGCCGCGGATCTCCTTCAGCCCCAGCTCGTCCTCCTGCTGGGCCAGCTGCTTGCGGACGAACTTCTTGGGGTTGAGGTCCTCGAAGTCGAAGTCCTTGAACTCCGGTCCCAGCTCGGAACGGATGTCTTCCTTGGCGTTGTCGGAGAACTCGCGGACCTTGCGGATGAAACGGGAAACGTCCTGGATGACCTTGGGCAGCTTGTCGGGGCCGAAGACGAGCACGGCGAGAATCACGAGCGTCGCCAGTTCGAGCGCGCCTATGTCATTGAACACCTAGCTGCTCCTTGTGTTCTCCGTACCCCTGGCCGGGACCGAGTCGGCCGGGCCTGTGACGGGTCGAGGCCCGGACCGCTCCACGGTACCCGGCGGAACCGGCCGGAGGGTACCTTCATTCGCCACTCAGCTGCCGTCCGCGCTGCCGAGGACCAGAGTCATGGTCCGCTCTTTACCTCCCCGCAGGATGGTCAGCGCCAGTTCGTCACCCGGACGGTGGGCGCGGATCTTCACGATCAGCTCCTCGCCGCTGTGCACCCGCTGGCCGTCCACCTCGGTGATGATGTCGCCGGTCCGGACACCCGCCTTCGCGGCCGGGCCGCCCGCCTCCACCGAGGGGCCGCCGTCGGCGCTCTTGGCCCCGACCTTGGCGCCGTCGCCCGTGTACTCCATGTCGAGCGTGACACCGATCACGGGGTGGGACGCCTTGCCCGTGTTGATCAGCTCCTCGGCGACGCGCTTGCCCTGGTTGATCGGTATGGCGAAACCGAGCCCGATGGAACCCGCCTGGGCGCCGTCCGGCGTTCCGCTGCCCTCGGCGCCGCGGATCGCGCTGTTGATGCCGATGACCTGCGCCTTCGAATTGACCAGGGGACCGCCGGAGTTGCCGGGGTTGATCGGCGCGTCGGTCTGGAGGGCGTCGACGTAACTGACGTCGCTGCCGTCGCCCTTCTCGCCGCCGGCCGTGATCGGGCGCTCCTTGGCGCTGATGATGCCCGCCGTGACGGTGTTCTGGAGGTCGAAGGGCGCGCCGATGGCCACGACCGGGTCGCCGACCTGGACGTTGTCGGAGTTGCCGAGCGGCAGCGGCTTGAGCCCGGAGACCCCGGTGACCTTGACCACGGCGAGGTCGTAGCCGCTGTCCTTGCCGACGAGCTTCGCGGTGGCGGTCTCGCCGCCGCTGAAGGTGATCGAGATGTCGCCGGCGGCGCCGGCCGGATCGACCACGTGGTTGTTGGTCAGGATGTGGCCCTCGCGGTCGAGGACGAAGCCGGTGCCGGTGCCCTGCTCGCCGCCGCCGCTGACATGGAGGGTGACGACGCTGGGCAGGGCGCTGGCGGCGATCCCGGCGACGCTGTCGGCGGGGCGGTTCCCGCCGTCGCGGCCCGCCTGGGGCAGGTCGACGCTGGTGATGCCGCCGTTGCGCTCGATGTACGCGCCGACGCCGCCGCCGATGACGGCGGTGCAGAGCGCGAGGGTGAGGACGCCCACCAGG
Above is a window of Streptomyces sp. NBC_01498 DNA encoding:
- a CDS encoding S1C family serine protease — protein: MDDGKPTGPKAKWWSRPASGRAIPREPEAPEQRSTEDTTELSPVTDAVPPRPGGVPQPRPAESTSERAPGPGPEPDDGDHLLAPPARTPSTVDAAAGSTTGDTTTATTGTEPGPSTVSTAAATTGPGPAGGTESASGAPAGRPQPLHDPDPYSTPPYGGPGPWAPAPPVQRPVPTPAGGTPVPPGHYTGPADQVPPAPLPTSGYGVPPQGPPQGPGLQGPPQGPAPSPGLPPQDTAPRPTHWLQYDPWGAPGHQEALSYPDPGESRPGRRGVGLVGVLTLALCTAVIGGGVGAYIERNGGITSVDLPQAGRDGGNRPADSVAGIAASALPSVVTLHVSGGGEQGTGTGFVLDREGHILTNNHVVDPAGAAGDISITFSGGETATAKLVGKDSGYDLAVVKVTGVSGLKPLPLGNSDNVQVGDPVVAIGAPFDLQNTVTAGIISAKERPITAGGEKGDGSDVSYVDALQTDAPINPGNSGGPLVNSKAQVIGINSAIRGAEGSGTPDGAQAGSIGLGFAIPINQGKRVAEELINTGKASHPVIGVTLDMEYTGDGAKVGAKSADGGPSVEAGGPAAKAGVRTGDIITEVDGQRVHSGEELIVKIRAHRPGDELALTILRGGKERTMTLVLGSADGS
- a CDS encoding sec-independent translocase; amino-acid sequence: MFNDIGALELATLVILAVLVFGPDKLPKVIQDVSRFIRKVREFSDNAKEDIRSELGPEFKDFDFEDLNPKKFVRKQLAQQEDELGLKEIRGSFNLTKEMNEVADSVHGRGDSGGTDSGTGDSAPPSLTKSPSGTSDLLKKDLSPRQADRPPFDADAT
- a CDS encoding Mrp/NBP35 family ATP-binding protein yields the protein MATETHGTVAPAEEAVRAALATVNDPEIHRPITDLGMVKSVDIGADGAVAVTVYLTVSGCPMRETITTNVTEAVAAVEGVTRVEVTLDVMSDEQRKDLASSLRGGTAEREVPFAKPGSLTRVYAVASGKGGVGKSSVTVNLAAAMAADGLKVGVVDADIYGHSVPRMLGADGRPTQVENMIMPPSAHGVKVISIGMFTPGNAPVVWRGPMLHRALQQFLADVYWGDLDVLLLDLPPGTGDIAISVAQLVPNAEILVVTTPQQAAAEVAERAGSIAVQTHQKIVGVVENMAGLPCPHCDEIVDVFGTGGGQRVADGLTRTTGASVPVLGSIPIDVRLREGGDDGTPVVLSDPDSPAGAALRAIAGKLGGRQRGLAGMTLGLTPRNKF